Proteins encoded in a region of the Anopheles ziemanni chromosome 2, idAnoZiCoDA_A2_x.2, whole genome shotgun sequence genome:
- the LOC131283145 gene encoding uncharacterized protein LOC131283145 — protein sequence MQFKLELPRLKLEEVRTFIKSMDLDSKESMQKRKRNSSFIPFENFLLDDIYFGRANSKRNRTLSASVVEVQRSHRKTNEKRHVIEVKFFKENENVETVFCTLCDNAKASCNAISPFVTWIEVNLPKGNSENVAPEENIQKKNGTRECYVLVKKEIITPEPASAAPVAPKALTKVKKERIPITPLQLESAQKLSMFSLIKEYKGNSPEDFLKLCTDRMMRENNCGSIELLTIEQADTDLWHELRKGRITASRIHEASRCTMLNGSLTDKIMGLSRGFSFAMKRGTDLEGHVFAVLKKEYPNLRNTGLVLDPQFPWMGASPDGICDEFVLEIKCPYTQKTYDCYVDVTKLSKNYFAQIQLQMHMTHKTKALLGVAALDFEKTKKVTKVWIDYDKAYVDKIMAESYEFWCKAVFKALLKKRGSKK from the exons ATGCAGTTCAAGTTAGAACTACCGAGATTGAAACTAGAAGAAGTGAGGACATTTATCAAGTCCATGGATCTGGACAGTAAAGAATCGATGCAGAAACGTAAACGAAA TTCTTCATTCATTCCGTTCGAAAATTTCCTATTGGATGATATCTACTTCGGTCGTGCCAACAGCAAACGCAACCGAACGCTAAGCGCATCTGTTGTGGAAGTTCAACGATCGCATAGGAAAACCAACGAGAAACGGCACGTTATTGAGGTGAAattctttaaagaaaatgaaaatgtggaAACCGTCTTCTGTACGTTATGCGACAATGCTAAAG CCAGCTGCAATGCTATTTCTCCTTTCGTCACTTGGATTGAGGTTAATTTGCCGAAAGGCAATTCCGAGAATGTGGCTCCTGAAGAAAACATACAGAAAAAGAACGGAACAAGAGAATGCTACGTGCTTGTCAAGAAGGAAATTATCACGCCCGAACCAGCATCGGCAGCTCCAGTAGCACCAAAAGCGTTGACGAAggtaaagaaagagagaatcCCCATCACCCCACTTCAGCTGGAAAGTGCCCAAAAGTTATCCATGTTTAGCTTGATCAAAGAATACAAAGGTAATAGTCCGGAGGATTTTTTGAAACTATGCACTGATCGTATGATGCGAGAAAACAATTGCGGCTCGATCGAGCTACTGACGATTGAGCAGGCGGACACGGACCTGTGGCACGAGCTGCGCAAAGGACGCATAACGGCGTCCCGCATACACGAAGCTTCTCGCTGTACAATGCTCAATGGTTCGTTGACAGACAAAATTATGGGCCTCTCTAGGGGCTTCTCTTTTGCCATGAAGCGTGGCACGGATCTGGAAGGGCACGTATTTGCCGTGCTGAAGAAGGAGTACCCGAATCTACGTAATACCGGGCTTGTACTAGATCCGCAATTTCCGTGGATGGGCGCATCGCCTGACGGGATCTGCGACGAATTCGTACTGGAAATTAAGTGCCCGTATACGCAGAAGACGTACGATTGCTACGTGGACGTTACGAAGCTGTCCAAGAACTACTTTGCCCAGATACAGCTGCAGATGCACATGACCCACAAGACGAAGGCGCTGCTCGGAGTGGCAGCGTTGGATTtcgaaaagacaaaaaaagttACTAAGGTCTGGATTGACTATGATAAGGCGTACGTGGACAAAATTATGGCAGAATCATACGAATTTTGGTGCAAAGCGGTGTTCAAAGCTTTGCTGAAGAAACGTGGCTCTAAAAAGTAG